The Mercurialis annua linkage group LG8, ddMerAnnu1.2, whole genome shotgun sequence genome window below encodes:
- the LOC126662044 gene encoding uncharacterized protein LOC126662044 — MGYTYGSVKLLTRNEAEFSGRADHPGASSSNPQGEARPQGGATGANTQEPNVGERSYSEGGDPNIYNQGQLVDMLERLGVDLRPMPRPSYMKPYPDWIDKLYPFPRGYKVPEFSLFSGEEKGQSTVEHVARFSAQCGEAAAHDFWKLRLFVSSLTKMAFTWYSRLSPNSVDTWKDLEILFHEEFYRAPPDVTLADLARISQLPSESAEKGMSFAMRDHFEGHRFRDLFELTNMVTSYERLLQEKEQRRGASKGTYYKDQLDVAVVSDSEDSGSEDEEYSFDLTKADDIFDALLKDGQIALSEGHAIPPSEELVGKDYCKYHNSWRHSTNNCVNFRNVIQKAINEGKLLFPTKKEADAKYVSINTVRPHFDSYLEQG; from the exons ATGGGATACACATATGGTTCCGTTAAGCTTTTGACGAGGAACGAGGCCGAATTctcaggaagggccgatcaccCGGGGGCAAGCTCGTCAAACCCACAAGGCGAAgctagaccacaagggggagcTACTGGAGCCAATACCCAGGAGCCCAACGTGGGCGAACGATCATACTCTGAGGGAGGCGAtccaaatatatacaatcaagggcAACTCGTGGACATGCTAGAGAGGCTCGGGGTGGACCTGCGACCTATGCCTCGCCCATCGTACATGAAACCATATCCagactggatcgacaagttatatCCTTTCCCAAGGGGGTATAAAGTGCCGGAGTTTAGTCTATTTTCAGGCGAGGAGAAGGGGCAATCTacggttgaacatgtcgcccggtTTTCGGCCCAATGCGGCGAAGCAGCTGCTCACGATTTCTGGAAGCTCCGGCTTTTCGTCAGCTCCTTGACAAAAATGGCGTTTACGTGGTACTCTAGATTGTCGCCCAATTCGGTGGACACGTGGAAGGACctcgaaatcctcttccatgagGAGTTTTACAGGGCACCACCTGACGTCACCCTGGCCGACCTCGCCCGAATCTCGCAGCTACCGAGCGAATCGGCAGAaaa agggatgagtttcgccatgagggaTCATTTCGAGGGCCATAGGTTTCGTGACTTGTTCGAGCTAACGAACATGGTGACGAGCTACGAAAGACTCCTCCAGGAgaaagaacagaggagaggcgCTTCTAAAGGGACCTATTACAAAGACCAGCTTGACGTGGCCGTGGTGTCCGACAGTGAGGATAGCGGTTCcgaagatgaa GAGTATTCGTTCGACCTGACCAAAGCGGACGACATATTTGATGCCTTGTTGAAGGATGGACAGATCGCCTTAAGCGAAGGTCATGCAATTCCACCGTCGGAGGAGCTGGTCGGTAAAGATTATTGCAAGTACCACAATTCCTGGAGGCACAGCACGAACAATTGCGTAAATTTCAGAAACGTGATCCAGAAGGCGATTAACGAAGGAAAACTTCTGTTCCCAACGAAGAAAGAGGCCGATGCTAAATACGTGTCTATTAACACCGTTCGGCCCCACTTTGATAGCTACCTAGAGCAAGGGTAG